A part of Aerosakkonema funiforme FACHB-1375 genomic DNA contains:
- a CDS encoding DUF3038 domain-containing protein: MRSKALSAKPTPNWEDLTLNTSPDPTQLDNIKAQLDLVLLALEALAGIGSETILAAAAQLNLESIVADRVSLWRLRQSSPLRKSQGGRKKLDVEEARSLVLIICHLAKQHQELIRRAVALLEQLTEQNQKPHQAALLGDYIDTFTNKYQERMEDGDNCSSEVLTHLALKLSIDLQIGRA; encoded by the coding sequence ATGCGCTCGAAAGCATTGTCCGCTAAGCCAACCCCTAACTGGGAGGATTTAACTCTAAATACCTCGCCAGACCCTACGCAGTTGGATAATATCAAAGCCCAGCTGGATTTAGTTTTGCTAGCTCTAGAAGCATTAGCGGGAATTGGTTCGGAAACAATACTCGCAGCTGCGGCGCAGCTGAATTTAGAGTCAATCGTTGCCGATCGAGTTTCCTTGTGGCGTTTGCGCCAGTCCAGTCCCTTACGCAAAAGCCAGGGAGGACGTAAAAAGTTGGATGTAGAGGAAGCGCGATCGCTAGTTTTGATTATCTGTCACCTAGCCAAACAACACCAAGAGCTCATCCGTCGCGCCGTCGCCCTCCTGGAACAGCTAACCGAGCAAAACCAAAAACCCCATCAAGCTGCCCTGCTGGGAGATTATATAGATACTTTTACGAACAAATACCAAGAGCGCATGGAGGATGGCGACAACTGTTCTTCTGAAGTTCTCACACATTTGGCTCTCAAACTCTCGATCGATCTGCAGATCGGAAGAGCGT
- a CDS encoding glycoside hydrolase family 57 protein codes for MAIGYLALVLHAHLPFVRHPESDYVLEEEWLYEAITETYIPLLRMFEGLKRDGVEFKMTMSLTPPLVSMLRDPLLQERYDAHLTKMEELAEKEILHNQHHGHLRYLSEFYAQEFHETRKVWESYNCDLVGAFKQYLDSNNLEIITCGATHGYLPLMKMYPQAVWAQIKVACEHYEENFGRPPKGIWLPECAYYNGLERMLADAGLRYFLIDGHGVLYGSPRPSFGTYAPVYTEAGIAAFGRDHESAHQVWSTQLGYPGDPEYREFYKDLGWEAEYEYIKPYIMPNGQRKNIGIKYHKITARGMGLAEKALYDPYWAREKAVEHAGNFMYNRQQQVQHLYKAMQRPPIIVCPYDAELFGHWWFEGPWFLDFLFRKSWYDQKTYAVTHLADYLRIHPKQQVCRLAQSSWGYKGFHEYWLNDTNSWIYPYLHKTAERMIELAAREPVDELEWRALNQAARELLLAQSSDWAFIMRTGTMVPYAVRRTRSHLMRFNKLYEDIKASKVDSGWLGKVEAIDNIFPNINYRIYRSM; via the coding sequence ATGGCTATTGGCTATCTCGCTCTTGTACTTCACGCCCACCTGCCCTTTGTCCGACATCCCGAAAGTGACTATGTGCTGGAAGAAGAGTGGCTTTATGAAGCCATTACCGAAACCTACATTCCCCTATTGCGGATGTTTGAGGGATTGAAACGAGACGGGGTTGAGTTCAAAATGACTATGAGCCTGACACCTCCTTTGGTGTCAATGCTACGAGATCCGCTGTTGCAAGAGCGCTACGATGCCCACTTAACTAAGATGGAAGAACTGGCCGAAAAGGAAATTCTGCACAATCAGCATCACGGTCATCTTCGTTACCTATCGGAATTTTACGCTCAAGAATTTCACGAAACTCGCAAGGTTTGGGAAAGCTATAACTGCGATTTGGTTGGGGCTTTTAAACAATATTTAGATAGTAACAACCTAGAAATCATCACCTGTGGTGCTACCCACGGCTATCTGCCACTGATGAAAATGTACCCGCAGGCTGTTTGGGCACAAATTAAGGTAGCCTGCGAACACTATGAGGAAAACTTTGGACGCCCTCCTAAAGGAATTTGGTTGCCGGAGTGCGCTTACTATAACGGATTGGAGCGGATGCTAGCTGATGCCGGTCTGCGCTATTTCCTGATTGACGGTCATGGGGTTCTCTACGGTAGCCCCCGCCCCAGCTTTGGCACTTATGCTCCTGTTTATACTGAGGCAGGTATCGCTGCTTTCGGTCGCGATCACGAATCGGCACATCAAGTTTGGTCTACTCAACTGGGGTATCCGGGAGACCCGGAGTATCGTGAGTTTTATAAGGATTTAGGTTGGGAAGCGGAATACGAATACATTAAACCCTACATTATGCCCAACGGGCAACGCAAAAATATTGGGATCAAGTACCACAAAATCACCGCTAGGGGTATGGGCTTGGCGGAAAAAGCTCTTTACGACCCGTATTGGGCGCGGGAAAAGGCGGTAGAACACGCAGGCAATTTTATGTATAACAGGCAGCAGCAAGTACAGCATCTCTACAAAGCTATGCAGCGGCCTCCCATTATTGTCTGTCCTTATGATGCGGAGTTATTCGGTCACTGGTGGTTTGAAGGGCCTTGGTTCCTCGATTTTCTGTTCCGCAAGTCCTGGTACGATCAAAAAACTTACGCGGTGACTCATTTGGCAGACTATCTCCGCATTCACCCGAAACAACAAGTCTGCCGTCTGGCACAGTCGAGCTGGGGTTATAAGGGATTCCACGAGTATTGGCTCAACGATACTAATTCCTGGATTTATCCGTATTTGCACAAGACGGCAGAACGAATGATCGAGTTAGCTGCTAGGGAACCGGTGGACGAATTGGAGTGGCGTGCGCTGAATCAGGCGGCGCGAGAATTGCTGCTTGCCCAGTCTTCTGATTGGGCGTTTATTATGAGGACTGGTACGATGGTACCTTATGCGGTACGCCGGACGCGATCGCATTTGATGCGTTTCAATAAGCTATACGAGGATATTAAGGCCAGCAAAGTTGACAGCGGTTGGCTGGGAAAAGTTGAGGCAATTGACAATATCTTTCCGAATATTAACTATCGCATTTATCGCTCCATGTGA
- the petA gene encoding cytochrome f, with product MKKVCLSAIRSSSKWAITKIALLAIATFTLFFASDLALPKPAAAYPFWAQETAPETPREPTGRIVCANCHLAAKTTKVEVPQSVLPDTVFEAVVKVPYDTSVQQVIGDGSKGGLNVGAVLMLPEGFKIAPEDRIPEEMKEKIGDLYYQTYKEGQDNVIIVGPLPGEQYQEIVFPVLSPNPETDKNIHYGKYAVHVGGNRGRGQVYPTGDRTNNNLFNASAAGTITQIAKAEDGGYQVTIKTEAGETVVDTIPAGPELIVTEGQPVTAGEALTVNPNVGGFGQADTEIVLQSASRIKWLMLFFAGIMLSQVLLVLKKKQIEKVQAAEMNF from the coding sequence ATGAAAAAAGTTTGTTTATCGGCGATACGCTCCAGCAGTAAGTGGGCGATTACCAAAATAGCACTGCTGGCGATCGCAACCTTTACCCTCTTCTTCGCCAGCGATTTAGCACTTCCAAAGCCAGCTGCCGCCTACCCCTTCTGGGCACAGGAAACCGCCCCCGAAACGCCCCGCGAACCCACAGGGCGGATTGTTTGCGCCAACTGTCACCTGGCTGCTAAAACCACCAAAGTTGAAGTACCCCAATCCGTCCTCCCCGACACAGTATTTGAAGCCGTCGTCAAAGTTCCCTACGACACCAGCGTGCAGCAGGTAATCGGTGACGGTTCCAAAGGCGGCTTGAACGTCGGTGCTGTCCTGATGTTGCCCGAAGGCTTCAAAATTGCCCCGGAAGACCGCATTCCGGAGGAAATGAAAGAAAAAATCGGGGATCTGTATTACCAAACCTACAAAGAAGGTCAGGATAACGTAATTATCGTCGGGCCTCTACCGGGCGAGCAATATCAAGAAATTGTCTTCCCAGTTCTTTCCCCCAATCCCGAAACCGACAAAAACATCCACTATGGCAAATACGCCGTTCATGTGGGTGGCAACCGAGGTCGCGGTCAAGTTTACCCCACCGGCGATCGCACCAACAACAACCTATTTAACGCTTCCGCCGCCGGTACCATCACTCAGATTGCCAAAGCTGAAGATGGCGGCTATCAAGTAACAATTAAAACCGAAGCAGGCGAAACCGTCGTCGATACGATTCCCGCCGGCCCAGAATTGATCGTTACTGAAGGTCAACCCGTAACCGCAGGCGAAGCCTTAACCGTAAACCCCAATGTGGGTGGATTCGGTCAGGCTGACACCGAAATCGTCTTGCAAAGCGCCTCGCGGATTAAGTGGCTGATGCTGTTCTTCGCCGGCATCATGCTCAGCCAAGTTTTACTGGTGCTGAAGAAGAAACAAATCGAGAAAGTGCAAGCCGCCGAGATGAACTTCTAG
- the petC gene encoding cytochrome b6-f complex iron-sulfur subunit, with the protein MAQVSGSADAPDMGRRQFMNLLTFGTITGTALGALYPVVKYFIPPSSGGGGGGVTAKDALGAEIVVSEFLTTHNPGSRTLAQGLKGDPTYIVVKEDKAIADYGINAICTHLGCVVPWNVAENKFKCPCHGSQYDSTGKVVRGPAPRSLALVHANVQDDKLVLTPWTETDFRTGEEPWWA; encoded by the coding sequence ATGGCTCAAGTTTCGGGATCTGCTGACGCACCCGATATGGGGCGTCGTCAGTTTATGAATTTGCTAACATTTGGCACCATCACGGGAACGGCACTGGGAGCCCTCTATCCGGTAGTCAAATACTTTATCCCCCCATCTAGTGGTGGAGGTGGTGGTGGCGTCACCGCCAAAGACGCTCTCGGTGCCGAGATCGTAGTGAGTGAGTTTTTGACCACTCATAATCCGGGCTCGCGCACCCTCGCCCAAGGACTCAAAGGCGACCCCACTTACATTGTGGTGAAAGAAGACAAAGCCATAGCCGATTATGGAATCAACGCCATCTGCACCCACTTGGGCTGCGTCGTACCCTGGAACGTCGCCGAGAACAAATTTAAGTGTCCTTGCCACGGTTCTCAGTATGACAGCACCGGAAAGGTAGTGCGCGGGCCAGCACCGCGATCGCTCGCACTCGTTCACGCCAACGTTCAAGACGACAAACTCGTCTTGACACCTTGGACAGAAACTGACTTCCGCACCGGCGAAGAACCCTGGTGGGCGTAA
- a CDS encoding DUF3067 family protein: protein MTGQDLRQILVDKWGYSYDVQVRRIQGKIFVQIMWKYLEQASFPLSEAEYMAHLDTIASYVEAWGARAQVQQYIVQTRERPRLGKAVSIPIDLGDRSSEWII from the coding sequence ATGACCGGACAAGACTTACGCCAAATATTAGTAGATAAGTGGGGATACTCTTACGATGTGCAAGTGCGGCGCATTCAGGGGAAGATTTTTGTGCAGATTATGTGGAAATATCTGGAACAGGCATCTTTTCCGCTTTCAGAGGCCGAATATATGGCGCATCTAGATACTATTGCCAGTTATGTTGAGGCTTGGGGTGCTAGGGCGCAGGTGCAACAATATATTGTGCAGACGCGGGAGCGCCCCCGACTCGGTAAGGCGGTGAGCATTCCGATTGATTTGGGCGATCGCTCTTCGGAGTGGATAATATAA
- the menB gene encoding 1,4-dihydroxy-2-naphthoyl-CoA synthase gives MQVEWQTAKTYEDILYHKTDGIAKITINRPHKRNAFRPKTVFELYDAFADAREDTNIGVVLFTGAGPHTDGKYAFCAGGDQSVRGTAGYVDDAGVPRLNVLDLQRLIRTMPKVVIALVAGYAIGGGHVLHILCDLTIAAENAIFGQTGPKVGSFDGGFGASYLARIVGQKKAREIWYLCRQYDAKQALEMGLVNCVVPVEELEEEGIKWAREILEKSPIAIRCLKAAFNADCDGQAGLQELAGNATLLYYMTEEGAEGKQAFLEKRKPDFRQYPWLP, from the coding sequence ATGCAAGTTGAATGGCAAACTGCTAAAACCTACGAAGATATTCTTTACCACAAAACGGACGGTATCGCGAAAATTACTATTAATCGTCCCCACAAACGCAATGCCTTTCGTCCCAAAACTGTTTTTGAACTTTACGATGCTTTTGCCGATGCCCGCGAAGATACGAATATCGGTGTAGTGCTTTTTACTGGTGCTGGGCCTCACACGGATGGTAAGTACGCTTTCTGTGCTGGCGGTGACCAAAGCGTGCGGGGAACGGCTGGCTATGTGGACGATGCTGGTGTACCGCGCCTGAATGTGTTGGATTTACAGCGACTGATTCGCACGATGCCGAAGGTGGTGATTGCCTTGGTGGCTGGATATGCGATCGGCGGCGGTCACGTACTGCACATTTTGTGCGATTTGACAATAGCTGCTGAGAATGCAATTTTCGGTCAAACGGGGCCGAAAGTAGGTAGCTTTGATGGTGGATTTGGTGCTAGTTATTTAGCCAGAATTGTCGGGCAGAAAAAGGCACGAGAAATTTGGTATTTGTGTCGGCAATATGATGCCAAACAAGCTTTAGAAATGGGTTTGGTTAATTGCGTGGTGCCAGTGGAGGAGTTGGAAGAGGAAGGGATTAAATGGGCGAGAGAAATATTAGAAAAAAGTCCGATCGCAATTCGCTGTTTGAAAGCTGCTTTTAATGCCGATTGTGACGGACAAGCAGGTTTGCAAGAGTTGGCGGGAAATGCAACTTTACTGTATTACATGACAGAGGAAGGTGCAGAGGGGAAACAAGCGTTTTTAGAGAAACGGAAACCGGATTTTCGCCAGTATCCTTGGTTACCTTGA
- a CDS encoding serine/threonine-protein kinase, with protein sequence MSYCLNPDTKDCQKPENPDNTRFCQSCGSKLRLKDRYRAIKVLGKGGFGKTFLAVDEHNGDKCVIKQLLVPPEVQNNPAQLQTYIRLFEREAKQLAELGIHPQIPTLFDYLEQGLEKANQSAYLQSQKYLYLIQEFIEGQDLLEELTQQGAFNEKQIREFLKELLPVLKFIHDKNVIHRDIKPQNIMRRKSDRQLVLIDFGIAKEFTTTYSGQAGTTVSVLVGTPGYAPKEQVQYGKVYPATDLYSLAASCIHLLTRIPPHNLYDPQQDYWIWRQHLAKPISSHLGQILDKLLKESVRERYQSADEVIKEFIPEVRLSQSSLTFTATKINQILTQTIKITNSIPDTLLEGRWEVAPHPNDPPHTPNTHAWISFSPAQFASDQIDCKITVDTSKLQADQAGERQILLHTNSSPNTYILTVKVQTAPLPIANKQLPYGSLSVLFVTCFGVAWVGALAWGMPGAAFGAGIGALIGVFAGAVTEASIDGGLGFGLGALAGYSTKSGKGSSVVELVVGMMAGSVAGSICGLIGSSLALAKGDVPFFMALVWIVVVSVVGFIAGLVARTIAKNLVTEWFVVVISILTVGLGISLGIGFIVGFLNLLIILALAGTGLPLATMIFYPILRRRRLIVKYQQSQQHLIKP encoded by the coding sequence ATGAGCTATTGCTTGAATCCTGATACCAAAGATTGCCAGAAACCTGAAAATCCCGATAATACAAGGTTTTGCCAAAGCTGTGGCTCAAAGTTACGACTCAAAGACCGTTACCGTGCTATCAAGGTACTGGGGAAAGGGGGTTTTGGGAAAACGTTTCTAGCAGTGGATGAACATAATGGAGATAAATGCGTAATTAAGCAGCTTTTAGTTCCTCCTGAAGTTCAAAACAATCCGGCTCAACTACAGACTTATATTAGGCTCTTTGAGCGAGAAGCAAAACAACTGGCTGAACTAGGCATTCATCCTCAAATTCCGACTCTGTTTGACTACCTGGAACAAGGACTTGAGAAAGCTAATCAGTCGGCTTATTTGCAAAGCCAAAAATATTTATACTTAATACAAGAATTTATTGAAGGACAGGACTTACTGGAAGAATTAACCCAACAAGGAGCTTTCAATGAAAAACAGATTCGGGAATTTTTAAAAGAGCTTCTGCCAGTCCTCAAGTTTATTCATGATAAAAATGTTATTCATCGGGATATTAAGCCTCAGAATATAATGCGTCGAAAGAGCGATCGCCAATTGGTGCTGATCGACTTTGGCATTGCGAAGGAATTCACAACAACTTATTCTGGTCAAGCAGGTACAACAGTTAGCGTATTGGTAGGTACGCCTGGATATGCACCAAAAGAACAAGTACAGTATGGAAAAGTTTATCCGGCTACTGACCTTTATAGTTTAGCTGCTAGTTGTATTCATTTATTGACGAGAATTCCTCCTCATAATCTCTACGATCCTCAGCAGGATTACTGGATATGGCGACAGCATCTAGCAAAACCGATTAGTTCTCACTTGGGACAAATTTTAGACAAACTTCTTAAAGAGTCAGTAAGAGAACGATATCAATCAGCAGATGAGGTAATTAAAGAATTTATACCAGAAGTTCGATTAAGCCAATCTAGTTTGACATTTACAGCCACAAAAATAAATCAAATACTAACTCAAACAATTAAAATTACTAACTCTATTCCTGACACCCTGCTAGAGGGTAGATGGGAAGTAGCACCGCATCCCAACGATCCACCACATACGCCAAATACCCATGCTTGGATTTCATTTTCACCTGCTCAGTTTGCGAGTGATCAAATTGATTGCAAAATTACTGTAGATACTAGCAAATTGCAGGCAGATCAAGCTGGTGAGAGGCAAATTTTATTGCATACGAATTCATCGCCAAATACTTATATTTTAACGGTTAAAGTTCAAACGGCTCCACTGCCTATTGCCAATAAACAATTGCCTTATGGTTCCCTATCTGTGCTGTTTGTAACTTGTTTTGGGGTAGCTTGGGTTGGGGCTTTAGCTTGGGGTATGCCTGGGGCAGCGTTTGGGGCTGGCATTGGGGCTTTGATTGGGGTTTTTGCTGGGGCTGTTACTGAAGCTTCGATTGATGGCGGATTGGGATTTGGACTTGGGGCTCTAGCTGGATATTCGACTAAAAGCGGTAAGGGAAGCTCTGTGGTTGAGTTGGTGGTTGGGATGATGGCAGGATCTGTAGCTGGAAGCATCTGTGGGCTGATAGGGTCGAGTCTAGCTTTGGCGAAGGGAGATGTCCCCTTTTTTATGGCGTTGGTTTGGATTGTAGTTGTGAGTGTGGTTGGGTTTATAGCTGGTTTGGTGGCTAGAACTATCGCTAAAAATTTAGTAACTGAATGGTTTGTTGTGGTTATCTCAATACTAACAGTGGGGTTAGGAATTAGCTTAGGAATTGGCTTTATAGTTGGATTTTTGAATCTGTTAATAATATTGGCACTAGCAGGAACAGGTTTACCATTAGCTACAATGATTTTTTATCCCATTTTAAGACGACGTAGGCTCATTGTTAAATATCAACAGTCTCAGCAACATTTGATTAAGCCATAA
- a CDS encoding type II toxin-antitoxin system HicA family toxin, with protein MKKRKLLEKVLSGSKNIQFNEMVTLIEAFGFRLSRINGSHHIFSHPEIPEIVNIQNKKGKITPYQVRQFLLLIEQYNLQLEDETE; from the coding sequence ATGAAAAAACGTAAGCTACTTGAAAAAGTTCTATCTGGATCGAAAAATATCCAGTTTAATGAAATGGTGACACTGATTGAAGCCTTTGGGTTTCGTCTATCGCGCATCAATGGCAGCCATCACATCTTTAGCCATCCTGAAATTCCAGAAATAGTTAATATTCAAAATAAGAAAGGTAAAATAACACCATACCAAGTCCGCCAATTTTTGTTACTGATAGAACAGTATAATCTTCAACTGGAGGATGAAACAGAGTAA
- a CDS encoding type II toxin-antitoxin system HicB family antitoxin: protein MKDYHINVFYSEEDEGYIADIPDLKYCSAFGETPEEAVREVLIAKAVWLETAKVEGKPIPLPRYRPAIYQVGI, encoded by the coding sequence ATGAAAGATTATCACATCAATGTATTCTATAGTGAAGAGGATGAAGGTTACATTGCGGATATACCTGACTTAAAATACTGTTCTGCTTTTGGCGAAACACCAGAGGAAGCTGTGCGGGAAGTCCTAATTGCGAAAGCTGTATGGCTGGAAACCGCGAAAGTTGAAGGAAAACCGATTCCCCTGCCTAGATATCGACCAGCTATATACCAAGTGGGAATATAA
- a CDS encoding AAA family ATPase yields MDIAEILELANNLIFSKTGKHLDRLQKTVLKGTIQGQTYSEIAKDNGFSESHVKNVGHELWNLLSSVLGEKVTKANFKSIFKNIRSKNFSQIDSKGCQNNPTINNINIFTDKHRSSSSPQNPQKTPTQPHIDLGDAPEIFSFYDRTTELATLVNWIICDRTRLIALLGISGIGKTTLSLRLIEQIKTNFDYIIYRSLRFSPTLNATLTNLLQIFPHEADIPQNIETQISQLLNYLRQHRCLIIFDDLQMLFASGQLAGQYQTGYEDYQLFFKLIAEVNHNSCLLLNSWEKPREIAKLEKANNYVRTFVLGSLGLAAKEILKERKLSDEETWETLIDIYQGNPLWLELTASAIEEIFAGSVSDFLQCDAPILDESLQAQLDQQFQRLTQQEIAVITQLAKESQPVVLPDILKIGELSVSDLVNVMRSLGRRLLIEGKEEGKTTFFSLNSVIKEYVKTRYMR; encoded by the coding sequence ATGGATATTGCGGAAATCTTAGAACTGGCAAATAATCTAATCTTTTCCAAAACCGGAAAACATTTAGATCGTTTGCAAAAAACTGTATTAAAAGGTACTATCCAAGGTCAAACCTACTCAGAAATTGCTAAGGATAATGGTTTTAGTGAAAGTCATGTTAAAAATGTCGGACATGAATTATGGAATCTTCTCTCCTCAGTATTAGGTGAAAAAGTTACTAAAGCTAATTTTAAAAGTATATTCAAAAACATAAGAAGCAAAAATTTTTCCCAGATAGATTCAAAAGGTTGCCAAAATAATCCAACAATTAATAATATTAATATTTTTACAGATAAACATCGATCGTCCTCCTCTCCCCAAAACCCCCAAAAAACCCCAACTCAACCCCACATCGACTTAGGCGACGCGCCGGAAATCTTCAGTTTCTACGATCGCACTACCGAACTCGCTACCCTGGTAAACTGGATAATATGCGATCGCACTCGTCTTATCGCACTTCTCGGAATCAGCGGAATTGGCAAAACTACCCTTTCATTACGACTAATAGAACAAATCAAAACCAATTTCGATTACATTATTTATCGCAGTCTTCGCTTTTCCCCAACACTCAACGCAACACTCACCAATCTGCTGCAAATCTTCCCCCACGAAGCAGACATTCCCCAGAACATCGAAACGCAAATATCCCAACTCCTCAACTATCTACGCCAGCATCGCTGTTTAATTATATTCGATGACCTACAAATGCTTTTTGCTAGCGGACAACTCGCGGGTCAATATCAAACTGGATATGAAGATTATCAGTTATTTTTTAAATTAATTGCCGAAGTCAATCACAACAGTTGTTTGTTACTCAATAGTTGGGAGAAACCTAGAGAAATTGCCAAGTTAGAAAAAGCTAATAATTACGTGCGGACATTCGTCTTAGGCAGTTTGGGATTAGCAGCAAAAGAAATACTGAAAGAGCGTAAATTATCAGATGAAGAAACTTGGGAAACATTGATTGATATCTACCAAGGCAATCCTCTCTGGTTAGAATTGACCGCCAGCGCGATCGAAGAGATATTTGCAGGTAGTGTTTCTGATTTCCTGCAATGCGATGCGCCAATATTGGATGAATCTTTACAAGCGCAACTAGACCAACAATTTCAGCGTTTAACACAGCAGGAAATAGCAGTAATAACTCAGTTGGCTAAGGAAAGTCAACCGGTTGTTTTACCGGATATTTTAAAGATAGGAGAATTATCGGTATCGGATTTAGTGAATGTAATGCGATCGCTAGGAAGGCGGTTATTAATCGAGGGGAAAGAGGAGGGCAAAACAACTTTTTTCAGCTTGAATAGCGTGATAAAAGAGTATGTTAAAACTCGGTATATGAGATAA
- a CDS encoding ATP-binding protein, whose translation MKFEIVKDKKDPSTKDEPSSLLETPQWTLGEIALSKSTFEQIEEMIAYVKNREKLLYEWEFNRFLKTGNGLSINFFGPPGTGKSITAEAIAQKLGTNIIKVNYGELESELVGGTSKNLSKVFKLAEENKSLLFFDEADAVLSKRISNLSQAADHGVNSAKSTLLTLMDKFNGVIIFATNLFENYDAAFLRRIIFNVEFPVPDREMRIQLWEFHLSKNVPRNISYERAAEISEGLCGGDIRNITIKLGLKLLVGKTKAIDETVINEEINKYKTIKLRHQKINLAEAVVIEEENTSDLKEE comes from the coding sequence ATGAAATTTGAAATAGTCAAAGATAAAAAAGACCCTAGTACCAAAGATGAGCCAAGTAGTTTGCTCGAAACGCCTCAATGGACATTAGGTGAAATAGCCTTGTCAAAAAGTACATTTGAGCAAATTGAAGAAATGATTGCTTATGTAAAAAATCGAGAAAAGTTATTGTATGAATGGGAGTTTAATCGTTTTCTCAAGACAGGTAACGGTTTAAGTATCAACTTTTTTGGCCCACCAGGTACTGGTAAAAGCATTACAGCTGAAGCCATTGCCCAAAAATTAGGAACTAATATCATCAAAGTCAACTATGGTGAGTTAGAATCCGAATTGGTAGGTGGTACATCCAAAAATTTATCAAAAGTTTTCAAACTAGCCGAGGAGAATAAGAGTTTATTATTTTTTGATGAAGCTGATGCAGTTTTAAGTAAAAGGATTTCTAACTTATCGCAAGCAGCCGATCATGGTGTAAACTCTGCCAAAAGCACACTATTAACACTGATGGATAAATTTAATGGTGTGATAATTTTTGCCACTAACTTATTTGAAAACTATGATGCGGCTTTTTTAAGGAGGATCATATTTAATGTAGAGTTTCCTGTACCTGATCGGGAAATGAGAATTCAATTGTGGGAATTCCATTTATCTAAAAATGTTCCCCGAAACATCAGTTACGAGAGGGCAGCGGAAATCAGCGAGGGTTTATGTGGTGGTGATATTAGAAATATCACGATTAAACTGGGACTGAAATTGCTAGTAGGCAAAACAAAGGCTATTGATGAGACAGTCATCAATGAGGAAATCAATAAATATAAAACTATCAAACTGCGTCACCAAAAAATTAATTTAGCGGAAGCAGTTGTGATAGAGGAAGAAAACACTTCAGATTTAAAGGAGGAATAA
- a CDS encoding DUF7689 domain-containing protein, with the protein MYRRPELEIKWPNLSRTDYQVTSPKSEEYNCFAWAVEEDDRWWQPIPGEQFYWPDGVPQEETLEAYIQAYQTLGYEPDDNEILETGYQKIAIYVDSNGIPTHAARQLPNGKWTSKLGWLEDIEHELDGLTGDRYGVVGQILKRPIEFSSANTIDE; encoded by the coding sequence ATGTATAGAAGACCTGAACTTGAAATTAAATGGCCTAATTTGTCTCGCACTGATTATCAAGTTACCAGTCCAAAGTCAGAGGAATATAACTGTTTTGCATGGGCTGTAGAAGAGGACGATCGCTGGTGGCAACCTATACCGGGAGAGCAATTTTATTGGCCTGATGGCGTTCCTCAAGAAGAGACTCTAGAAGCTTATATTCAAGCTTATCAAACGCTAGGATATGAACCAGATGATAATGAAATATTAGAAACTGGATATCAGAAAATAGCTATATATGTTGACTCTAATGGTATTCCAACTCATGCAGCCAGACAATTACCTAATGGGAAGTGGACAAGTAAACTTGGCTGGTTGGAAGATATCGAACACGAACTTGATGGATTAACAGGGGATCGGTACGGAGTTGTCGGTCAAATTCTCAAACGTCCGATCGAGTTTAGTTCTGCTAATACTATTGATGAGTAG
- a CDS encoding type II toxin-antitoxin system VapC family toxin, which produces MLIDSNIIIYASQAEYPHIRQFIGENDIAVSALSYVEVLGYHRLTEESRLYFEEFFRIVEVLPISQAVLARSVTLRQMRRMTLGDAIIAATALVYDRTLVTRNTGDFEWIGDLTLFNPFDGEET; this is translated from the coding sequence ATGTTAATTGATAGCAATATTATTATCTATGCTTCGCAGGCAGAATACCCGCATATTAGGCAGTTTATCGGCGAAAATGACATAGCAGTATCAGCATTAAGTTACGTTGAAGTCCTTGGCTACCACCGGCTAACTGAAGAGTCTAGGCTATACTTTGAGGAATTTTTTCGCATTGTGGAGGTTCTCCCTATTTCACAAGCTGTACTCGCTCGATCGGTGACACTAAGACAGATGAGGAGAATGACACTTGGGGATGCTATTATTGCAGCAACAGCTTTGGTATATGATAGGACGTTGGTGACAAGAAACACAGGGGATTTTGAATGGATTGGCGATCTTACACTGTTTAACCCGTTTGATGGTGAAGAAACTTGA